The Thermococcus sp. genomic sequence CGAGGCCCCGAGAAGGGCTATGACAGCTGGTTCCACACCCAGGGTGTCATGGAGAAAGAAGCCAAGGACAATGGCCAGGATTATTATCACTGACTTCCTGAAAAGCTCCTTGTCCCTGATCGCGTCCCTCTCATCCATCCCCATTATTAGCTTCTCAATCTCGGCCCTCTTCGAGGGACTGACTTTAATTGAATTCCTGTAAGCAACGTAGACGATGAGTATTGCAACAAGCAGGTCGGCCATGACTATCGGCCCCATGTTTAGGAGGAACTCGTTGAAACTTAGCTTCGCGGCCGAACCTATCATGATGTTCGGCGGGTCTCCTATCAACGTTGCGGTTCCACCTATGTTGGAGGCGAAGATTTCGGAGAGGAGAAAGGGGACGGGGTTGACGTCCATTTTTTTAGTTATGTAAAGAAGCATCGGGGTTAGCAAAAGAACGGTCGTAACGTTGTCGAGGAAGGCACTCACAAGGGCCGTAACCACCGAGAAGAGGAGGAGCACCTTCATGGGGTCGCCCTTCGACAGCTTCGCGGTCTTTATGGCGATGTACTCAAAGAGCCCGCTCTCCCTGGCGACGTTTACAACCACCATCATCCCGGCGAGGAGGAGAATAGTTCCGAGGTCGAGGTACTCGGGAACCTTTTCCCAGGGCACTATGCCCACAAGCAGAACAACACTGGCACCAACCATGGCAGCGACCGTTCTGTGGATTTTCTCCGTTATTATGAAGGCATAAACTCCAAGGAAGACTGCAAGTGCTATGACCTCCTGCGCGTTCATGATACCACCTCAGTAAACGATTACGGGTTTTTCAATGCCCTGAACAATCCTGAAAACGACGGGGCTAACCTTGTGGGTTTTCACGCTCTCGGAACCGAAGTGCCTTGATATCACCAGTAAATCCTTAGTCCCAGTTTCATGTTCGACGAAGTCAACTTTATCGGCAAAGATTATCTCAACGGTATAGTCCATCCCGAGTTTTGAAAGCTCGTCCTCTATTTTTTTCAATATCTGCCTTCCAAGGGACTCCTCGTTCTCCCTGAATTTCTCGGCCTCTTCCTCACCAAGGGTCTCGCGTATTAAACTGAAAAGGGCACTGTCCACAAGGTAAACAACGTCAATCCTTGCCTCGGGGTATGAGGATAAAACGTCAAAAACTTCCCTTGGTATATCACCCGAAAACCTATCAACAACGAATAGGATTGAAGTTATCACAGGAATCTGAAGTTCTTCCTCCGTCAGGAAAAACTCTTGGTAGGCCTTCATTATCTCCTCATACCGAGAGCCAGCGATATTCATAAACTTCCGGAGAATGAGCTCGCTGAAGTTTACCATAAGCCCACCCCAGGGTTTTCGAGAAAAGGGACTTTAAAATGTTGTGCAGGGAAAGGGGCTCACTCGCCCCTGACCTTCTTAATCTGAATCCTACCAAGGGTTTCCCAGTACTCGACGGTTATACCCTCCTTGAGCTGGTCTCTCACTTCCTCGTCAACGCCGCCCTCGAAGGGAACGTCGTAGAGCTCGTAAGTCTCCATATCCATAATCTGGACTGTATCTGGTGTTATGGCTATGACCTGGCCAACGCGCTTGTCGATGATTGGGACATCAACTTCCGCGCTGGTCGGCTTAACAATGCTCCTGACCTTGCCGTCGAAGATTCCAACGGCCTCAATCCTGGCCTTGGCGGAACCATGCTTTCCGGGGGAAGAAACCGTCACGTTAACAATTCTGCAGGGCTCTCCATCAATAATAATGTACCTTCCGGGCTTGAGCTTGCTGACCTGAACCTTGGTCTTGTCTCCCATCTTTCATACCTCCATTAAGCGTTCTGGTTTGAGTTGGAGAAGGCGTTTAAAAAATTTTTGAAAAGGCTCAGCGACGGCCCTTGAGGAGCATTCCGTTCATGAGGAGCGGAACCAGAAGGACGAGACCGAGTATTGCCCCCAGCTTAACAGCATCGCTGGAACTCTTGAGGAAGTAGTAGAGTGCGGAGACACCTACGAAAGCCAGGAAAGCCATTGAGAGCATAATTGCGCTCTTTTTTGATGCTAAGTCTGACTTGGCAACTGGATATGCTTCAACTAAGGCGATTATTGCCCCGACGCTGAAAGGAACTGCAAAGAGCATCGTTTTGACCGAGCCAAAGGCCATAAATATTGAAATTATTATGCCAACTATCGAAACGCTTGCGAGGCTCTTAGTCCTATCAAACTGAATGACTTCCGAGAGCATCTGGGTGCCCATCTCGAGAAGGACTATTAGCGTGGTAAGACCCGCGAAGTAGAAGGACAGTATGAGGAACAGAGTTATTGTGCCGGCTCCGGGGATGTTATCCTTAATAATCTGAGGAATCATGTAAAAGACCCTAACAGACTGGGGCAGAGGGGCGGTACTGTTGGTTGCATACGCCTGAAGGGCTCTGAACTGGGAGTACATCTTATAAGTTTCCTCAACGCTCAGGTTGGGATTGTGGACGCTCTTCTCAAAGGCCTGGAAAGCCGGGCCGAGAGAATATGCCATTGTGTAAGCGGCGGCAAAGCTGAGGACTATCTGGAGCAGAAACACCCCTATAAGAACCCTCTTGAAGTCCAAATCCTCCGGCGTAAAGCTTCCCAAGACGTAGTAGACACCGGCGCCGAGACCAAATGCAACCACGACAGAGGCAAGAAGCATTATGATACCCTCAAAACTGAGGGGTTGGCTGAAGGAGGTTATGCTCGAAACTGCTTGGTTCATGTAGTATTTCGCCTGCTCGGATGTGACGACGCTCAGAGCCTTGCTCCTGATGAGGAGTGCTGAGACAATAGTGAACAGAATCATGAGGACTGAAATCCCGGATATGAACTCAAGGGTTCTGCCCTTTGCTAGCATGAGGAGAAGTGCCGCTAGGAGTATTGTCAGAATCGCGAGGGGGACAATATATCCCGTATTGTCCCCGAGGAGGTAAATCAGACTCCAACCAGAAGCGTATGCGGTCACTCCGAGAACCACAAGAAGGAACATTAACAGCGTAAACATTACGGCTGGAACCCTTGCTACCTTGAAGAGAAGCTCATAGATGAGATATCTCGTTTTTTTGGTGCTCTGGGCTTCGTTGTAGGCCAGAAACAGTGCAACTATAGCTGGAGCCAGTGAAATCAGGAACCCTTTAAGGCCAAAAACCATATAGTACTTTGGAACCACCAAGAAGCTCCAGATTCCGAGGATGTAACCCGTAATGAGCAAGGCCATCATAATATTTACCTTCTTCATTGCAAGCACCTCCCCTTCAAGAACACACAAAGCAGAGTGTAATAGACTGTATAAAAACATTGTGCATGGAGACCGGAAAAAGTGAAGGAATATGTTCAAAGGTTAAAGTATGTCTCAAAATTGACCAGGACCTCGTTCACGACAGTCCATGCCATAAGGGGTTCATGGTAGAGGCTGACCTTTCTGCCCTCAACGGGGCTCCTGAAGTCGCCGTGGGGAAAGCCCCCAACGATTACGAGCGGGTTCTTAAGCTCAGCTAGGGTCTTACCAAAGTCCCTCGGCCTTATCAACTCGCCTCCCTCGTGCATAACGAAGACCTCGTCCGGGTCAATTTCCCCGATTAGTTCTTCCAGTGTTTTCTCCTCCAGCCTTAACAGTCCCAGGTCTTTCGGAACAACTCCCTTCTTGAAGAGGCTCTCCATTAAACCGAGGAAGCGGTTGTAGTTCCTCGGGAGCCTCGTCTCGGGCTTTATATAAATTACCTTGTCGTTCCTCGTGTGGACGTAAACCCTAAGCTTCCCCTCCCTGTTGGCTATGCTCTCAAGGGCGTTGAGAAGGCAGATATGCACTATGTCCGGCCTACCGCGCCTATCGCCGTCTTCGAGCTTCTTGAGAGCCGAATGGTGGTAACTGCTGTCGAGGATTACTTCCTCCGGCTTCTTGCCCCTTCTCCTGGCGTAGTTTACAACGGCGGGATGCTCTACTATTGACTTTGGAACGAGTTCTAGCTCGGAATCAGCTATCACCAGGTGGAGCACGCTCCTCCCTCCTCGGCTTTATTCCCCTCTCCCCAAGTTCGTCAAGGATTCTCTCAAAGGTGTCAATCCTCATGCCGAGTATCTCTGGAGGAATAACCCCGAAGATACAGCTCCCCTCGGAGACCAAACGGGCTATGGCCGAGGCTGTGTAGCCAGTAACCCTTGCCATCGATGTAAATTCCCGTTCTTCATCGAGGAGGATGTAGCTTATCTCCCTTTCTGCTTCTCGGCCAACCACTTTTAAAACCGAGAAATCTGGGCTCTCGTAGGTCATCAGAGGGGTTATAACCTCAAGGGTTTTATCAACGTGCTCCGGTTCGAAGAATCCGAGCTCTTTCAAAACTCTCATTTTCCCAAGGTGGCCCGGCCAGCGGAGCGTCCACTCCTCCAGCCTCTCGACCCTTACGCTTTCGAGCAAACTCCTCAGTCCATCGCTCGGAAAGGCCTCAAAGGTTAATCCCTCGATTTCCACCGTTTTAACTTCCGAGAGCGGGTCTATAGCCCTGAGCTCCCCGTCCCTGATAAGCCTAGCCGGTCTTGTGTACTCTTCAATTAAATCCTTCGGTGACCATGTAATCCTGTAATAAAGCGGTGGTCTCGGCTCCTTGGGAAGGCCACCGACGTAGATATAGCCTTCGCTCATGTCGTCAAGCTCGTTCCAGATTCTTCCCATGAGGATGTGGCTCAGTCCGG encodes the following:
- a CDS encoding ArsB/NhaD family transporter, with the protein product MNAQEVIALAVFLGVYAFIITEKIHRTVAAMVGASVVLLVGIVPWEKVPEYLDLGTILLLAGMMVVVNVARESGLFEYIAIKTAKLSKGDPMKVLLLFSVVTALVSAFLDNVTTVLLLTPMLLYITKKMDVNPVPFLLSEIFASNIGGTATLIGDPPNIMIGSAAKLSFNEFLLNMGPIVMADLLVAILIVYVAYRNSIKVSPSKRAEIEKLIMGMDERDAIRDKELFRKSVIIILAIVLGFFLHDTLGVEPAVIALLGASAILLWSGFSPEEALEKVEWATLFFFGGLFLIVGALVETGFIDALAEKIISLIHSEAQAIFVISWFSAISSAIVDNIPLTATMIPLIKAMGSSINPYPLWWALSLGACLGGNGTAIGASANVVVIGIAHRESVRITFGEFLRVGAVIMFSTVAVGSLMLWVRYGL
- a CDS encoding translation initiation factor IF-5A yields the protein MGDKTKVQVSKLKPGRYIIIDGEPCRIVNVTVSSPGKHGSAKARIEAVGIFDGKVRSIVKPTSAEVDVPIIDKRVGQVIAITPDTVQIMDMETYELYDVPFEGGVDEEVRDQLKEGITVEYWETLGRIQIKKVRGE
- a CDS encoding sodium-dependent transporter, which produces MKKVNIMMALLITGYILGIWSFLVVPKYYMVFGLKGFLISLAPAIVALFLAYNEAQSTKKTRYLIYELLFKVARVPAVMFTLLMFLLVVLGVTAYASGWSLIYLLGDNTGYIVPLAILTILLAALLLMLAKGRTLEFISGISVLMILFTIVSALLIRSKALSVVTSEQAKYYMNQAVSSITSFSQPLSFEGIIMLLASVVVAFGLGAGVYYVLGSFTPEDLDFKRVLIGVFLLQIVLSFAAAYTMAYSLGPAFQAFEKSVHNPNLSVEETYKMYSQFRALQAYATNSTAPLPQSVRVFYMIPQIIKDNIPGAGTITLFLILSFYFAGLTTLIVLLEMGTQMLSEVIQFDRTKSLASVSIVGIIISIFMAFGSVKTMLFAVPFSVGAIIALVEAYPVAKSDLASKKSAIMLSMAFLAFVGVSALYYFLKSSSDAVKLGAILGLVLLVPLLMNGMLLKGRR
- a CDS encoding universal stress protein, which translates into the protein MVNFSELILRKFMNIAGSRYEEIMKAYQEFFLTEEELQIPVITSILFVVDRFSGDIPREVFDVLSSYPEARIDVVYLVDSALFSLIRETLGEEEAEKFRENEESLGRQILKKIEDELSKLGMDYTVEIIFADKVDFVEHETGTKDLLVISRHFGSESVKTHKVSPVVFRIVQGIEKPVIVY
- a CDS encoding saccharopine dehydrogenase C-terminal domain-containing protein — translated: MLFALTWEMVGIVKASNINTINNAFLLILTAGDTLGSLKTLALREVLGDIIKTQTKTPSVSAMKVLVLGAGNVGKAIAWDLKDEFDVYVADLSEERLKAVSGFATPVKLDASRFDKLVEAMKGFELVVGALPGRFGYSSIKAAIKARVDMVDVSFMPENPLELREEAENAQVTVIFDAGFAPGLSHILMGRIWNELDDMSEGYIYVGGLPKEPRPPLYYRITWSPKDLIEEYTRPARLIRDGELRAIDPLSEVKTVEIEGLTFEAFPSDGLRSLLESVRVERLEEWTLRWPGHLGKMRVLKELGFFEPEHVDKTLEVITPLMTYESPDFSVLKVVGREAEREISYILLDEEREFTSMARVTGYTASAIARLVSEGSCIFGVIPPEILGMRIDTFERILDELGERGIKPRREERAPPGDS
- a CDS encoding 16S rRNA methyltransferase is translated as MLHLVIADSELELVPKSIVEHPAVVNYARRRGKKPEEVILDSSYHHSALKKLEDGDRRGRPDIVHICLLNALESIANREGKLRVYVHTRNDKVIYIKPETRLPRNYNRFLGLMESLFKKGVVPKDLGLLRLEEKTLEELIGEIDPDEVFVMHEGGELIRPRDFGKTLAELKNPLVIVGGFPHGDFRSPVEGRKVSLYHEPLMAWTVVNEVLVNFETYFNL